The Fulvivirga maritima genome segment ACTAAGTATTTTATAATTGTTTAAAATTTTGGTTTGCAAAACTAGATAATTTTTCAATAAATAAAAACTTACTATGCATTTTAGTCTCGAGTATTTACTTTTAAAAAATGAGGTTATGCTTTGTATTAATATTATGTATCATTCTGGGGGGTGAAAATACCTTTTCTCAGTCACCTAATGATAATATGGCCAATGCTCAGCTATTGGAGATAGGCACATCAGTAGACTCACATACCCGAAATAATACGGTAGAACAAGCCTGTATAGATGAATCTTTGACAGATAAGTGTATAAAATATCATAATGATCAATGGTATTTTTTTAAAACTGAAGAGCAGACTCACCTTTATATCAACCTCCAGGGGCAGCAGTGCAGAGATTTGCTAGGTGTGCAGCTAGTGGTGTTAGAAGGCGAACTGTGCTCGCCTGATACTTATAGTATAATAGATTGTGTTTCTTTAGCTACGCAAGATGATATCTATGTGGAGCTAGACCATTTGGAACCTTTTCACCAGTATTGGATAAATGTGGATGGCTACCTGCATGACTTCTGTAGTTTTGAAATAGAGGTAAACCCTACGCCGAAAGGATTTTCTGCACAACAAATCAATATTCTTGAAAAATATGAGGCATCAAAGCAGGGTAGCCATGTTACGCTGCAATGGGCTATTCCTGATAGTATTTTAAGCACTAGCTCTTCTACCTTAATCTATAGGAGAACAGATGATCAGTTTCGTTATTCATTATTGGCAGAAGTACCGGTACAGTATAATGCTTTTGGTAGTGCTCAGCAGCAGTATGAGTATATCGATTCTCTGAAAAGGCCTGATTATTATTATTATCGAATGGTGCTTCAAAATAATGCGGGAAAACAATATTTTGTAGCAGAGTCTTCTTTTAGAATTTCAGATAGCATCGATAAATTATCAATTAACCTGGAATGTAGTAGGGATGATGAAATAGTGTTGGAAGTACGCGACGAGCAAGGAGGAGCTCCGCTTGATGTATATGAATTTTACTATAATCCTACGTTACATCAGCCTTTCATTTTGTTTACATCAGCCTACAAGGCTAAGGACATTCGTTACCTGGAAATAAAAGTGATGAATAAAGATGATGACTATTTACAGACTTATTATGCCGATTTGGCAACAGGGCTGGTGAAAAAGTTTTAGTGTTTCAGATGGATAAAGCGATGATGAAAATAATTTACACTCACATACTTCTTATAGTGGCCATGGTGGTGGCCTGCAATGCCTCTGAGCGTGAAACTAGTAAGGTGGCACCCAGCCATGATATGTGGGATACACTTGTTAAAAAGCATGTAGACGACCAAGGCTGGGTAGATTACAAAGGATTTATTTCTGACAAAGCCCTTTTGGAAGAATACTTGAACCTCTTGAGCAATCATGCTCCTGATAAAGCCAAATGGAGCAGAGAGGAGCAGCTAGCCTATTGGATCAATGCTTACAATGCTTTTACTGTAAAACTGATTGTAGATAACTATCCTGTAAAAAGTATTAAGGACCTGAAGCCTACTTTAAATATACCCGGAGTAAATACAGTTTGGCATAAGCAGTTTTTTACCATAGGTGGAGTGGCCAGTAGTCTTGATGAAATAGAACATGATATTTTAAGAAAGCAGTTTGATGAACCCAGGATTCACTTTGCTATCAATTGTGCTTCTTATTCTTGCCCTCCATTAAGAAATGAAGCTTATAAGGCCTCGTTAATAGATGAGCAACTACAAGCTCAGGCAGAATGGTTTATAAATGACGAGAAGCGGAACCTAATAGCCGAAAATCATATCCGCATCTCAAGTATATTTAGTTGGTTTAGCGGAGACTTTACCAAGAAGGGAGATCTTATTGATTATTTAAATCAATATAGTAAAGTGAAAATTTCAAAAGACGCTGAGATCAAATATTTGGAATATGATTGGCAATTAAATGAGCAGCATTAGACTGTAGAGGTGAATCTGCCTTTTAATTTTTCTTTAAGTAACGCTTCTAGCGTTTTTAGTTTATTCTCCTTTTCTATAAGCTCTAGAGGATATTTGTGTTTATTTTTTTTAAGCGTTTTTAAGCGCAATATTGTTCCGGATTTTGTAGAGGCGTAAATGCAATAACCTCCAAATAAAAATGGGATTATTGGTATCAGAATCTGTTCTATATATATGGTAACGTAAATATTATTCTGAATAGCAAGGTACAGTTTTACAGAATAGTAAATAGAAAAAACTACAAGGCTAATTCCTATAGCAAGAATGATAGTCCAGTTTTTTAGCTCTTTGCCTGTTTCTATCCTTATTTCATCTATTTCGGAATAAGGATATGTTTTATAGTTAAATCTATCTCGAAGAAGATGAAACCCTTCTTGGGACAGCCCGAATTCGTTAGTTTCGAAAAGGAAGTCAGACATGTGTTGGTGCTTTATTTCACTAAATGTATAAAATAATACTGATGTTTAATGTGAATATTACATCAAAACGCATGAAGAAAGGTATGAGTATTTGTTTTAAAATCAACTTGATTCAAAAATTACACTTCTTCCAAAACAGACTCTCCTGAGGATTGATCTCCAGAAGTCCATTGCCATTTTTCATGTAGTCTTATTTTGCCTGTAGGCATTATCTCAGGTGTAGAATGACAAATTCCAGTCATTAGTTCTCCCTGGCTGTTCACCTGATGATACCTCATATTAATATGACCGTTTTCATCTACTAACCCAATTAAATGGCCTTTTACAATTTGTGACCCACTGTACTCACAGGTTAGAATATTGCCTTCTTGTTTGTAATGAAAACGCGTATCTTCAGAAACTTCTCCATTTTCTGAATTACTTAATGGCCGGAATTGCTTGTTATGATAGTTCACAGTTATTTATTGGTTGTTACCAAGTTACTATTTTATCATTTCTTTACTGCTTTATACCCACAAATCTGATTACAGAACCTTGTCCGTTATGATATTTACCTTCACTAAGTAAGACTAACTCTTCATGAAAATAAAGAGGTTTATAATTGGCGAAATCAGAAGCTACTTCTTCTTTAGAAAACAATGATTCTAAGTCTTTAGGGCCACCTACTTTTGGATTTTTCATTCTTAGTTCCAAATGAGTTTTGCTGAAGGCTTCAAATATAATTAATCCACCAGGCTTGAGAGTTTGGTCTAGTTTTTTGTGCATAGCAGACTTAATGGAAGCAGGAAAGTGAGCATAAATAAGGCCTATGGCATCAAAGCTGTTTTTTTCGAAAGAGAGGTTTTGGAGATCGCCAACCATATAGTTTAGGCTTACCTTTCTGTCCTTTGCTAACTGTAATGCTTTGGTTCTGCCAGCTTCGCTAAGGTCGCATGAGGTAACTTGCCAGCCTTGTTCGGCAGCGTAAACGCCATTTCTTCCTTCTCCATCGGCAGGCATTAGTATTTGGCCTGGTATCGCAGTTTTCAACCATCGTTCGAAAAATAAATTAGGTCCCGCTCCATAGGCAAACCCTACTTCCTGGTATCTTTCATCCCATTTTTGTGTCATCATCTTTTTGCGTAAAGCTAAGATTCCGCATCATGTTTATGATAGGACTAATTTTTAATATGGTAGCACTTCTGGGTAGTTCTTTCTAAACATTTCAGGCGAATGGTTGGTGTGCTTTTTAAAGAACCTGATGAAGTAGGAAGGATCCTGGTAACCTAGCAGGTAGGCTATTTCGTTCACCTGCATTGGTGTAGTAACCAGGTACTTTTTGGCTTCCAATATAATATGTTCATTGATAAGCTCAGAGGCTGTTTTATTAAGCATTTTTTTGGTGATGTGATTGAGCTGGTAATTACTTAAGTGTAGCCTGTCAGCATAGTAAGATACCTGTTTGTGCTCATGAATATGCGATTCTATTAATTCTATAAATTCATCTAGTTGAGTAGAATAGGAGAGTGGCTGAGACTCTTGAGGTTGAAGTCTGTAAAGTGAAATAAGCAAAATAGAGAGGTTGGCCTTAATTATTTCACTATATTCTTCTGGTTTTTCACTGTTTTCAGTGTATGAGTGGGCACATGAGTATATTACCTTTGATAAAACATTAGCTGGTGGCATGTACAAATTATGTTGTGCTACCTTGCGCAGAATGTGATAACTGGTGTGTTCAGTTTTAGCGAAGTAATTTTTATGGAATTGAAATATGTAGCCTGTGCAGTTGGCATTTAGTTCTAACTGGTGCACCTGTCCTGGTTTTAAAACAAAGATGCAGCCGCTGGTAATGTTGTAATGATGGAAATCTATAACATGGCTGCCAGTACCAGACTCTATGATTAATAAATAATAAAAATCATGTCTGTGAAGCGGTTCTGAGTGAGGCTGGCCATTGGTTAATTGTTGGATAGAAAGAATTTTAACAGGGTGCAGTTCATTATGAGCAGTGGTTTTTGATTCTATTTTTCTTACGGGAATATCCTGCATAGCCGGTTTCTTTTGCGCTTAGGCTAAGTTAATGGATTAAAATTAATTGGGCATTCTATGCACTTTGCTCATCTACCGAATTTAAAATAAATGTTATGACTCCATTTGAAGAAGAAGTATATGGCTATGTAGATAACTGGGAACTAGATAAGTTAGATGCCCTTTTTGAAGAAGTGAAAGATGGTTCTTTGGAAAAAAGAGAGGTTTTGTCAGATGCTTACTTGTCATGTTTTGGGCAATGTCATTATGATTTCTACAGTCAGAAGTTTACCAAGATGGAGGAAGTTTCACAACTATTTGACTGGGCTGAGAAGGCTTATGTTTTGAGCCCACAAGATAATGGATTACATGAACTAAGAGCCAGGGTGTATGAGATGCTGTCTTTAGCGGAAGATACGGATGATCCTGTAAAGTATAATGCTCAATGCATAGAAGAGCTGAGAAAGCAGATCGAAATAGAAGAATCAGCGGCCTTATTGGTATATCTGAGTGAAAAGTTATTTCAACATATTGAGTTCTCAGGAGTCTGTGAAGATGCTCAGGTAGCAGAGATCAAGCGGTTGTTAGTGAGAGTCTTCGCTCTAAAGCCAATATACATTGGCAGCATGCTGGCAGAAGGAGGGTATCACATTGGCCTTTGTATAAGAATAACTTATGCCTGGCTTAAGACCACTTACCCTGATAGAACAAAATGGCATCTTGATTATTTAAGCACTTTTAGTACTGAGCTTCAGTTAAGTGCGGAGAGCGAGCCTAAAGACTATTACTACTGGGCCAATGAACTTTTTCAGCAGATGCAATGTATGCAGCCAGAGCGGCAGGAAGTAATATTGATGGAGATTAAAAGGTTACTTAAAACTATGCCTGAAATTTACCTGGAAGAGGCCGTAGATTACAACTCTTTAGGACATTTATATGCGAATCTGGCATATAGACTTGAAGATGTGTCTTTGTATAAAACAGCATTAAACCCGGATTATTCATTAGAATAATCAAAAGGAGGACTAGTAGACGATATGTTCAAGAATATTCCCTCCATCCAGGGTCTTCTTTTGGAGGGTAATGAGATTTTTAAAACCTTTTTATTAGCATGGTTTGCTGTCCAGGCTCCTAATGCAAAGCAATAGGATCTGAGGGTTGATAGGGTTGCTTTTCGATGATGGTTCAACGCAAAATGCCTGAATAAACTCATCAAATTGTAAGCCACCATGATAAAGCGAAAGGAGGCTTCTGTTGCCCAAAAATCTTGTAAACAAAAATTTTCAAGCCCAAAATCTTGTTTCAATTCCTTAATTCTGTTCTCACAATCGGCGCGGGTGTTGTACATGTTCCAAATCTGATCCAGAGGTAAATCCATATTGGTCACATAGCAACTATATCGATAGCCAGGCTGATCTTCAAAAAGTTCCTTGCCTCCTGCATGTGGCCTGATGTCAACTTGCTTTTTTACAATAATGTATCGTCTTGGCTTACCGTTTTCATGACTGAAAACCATCTCGTTCAGCTCTATTCCCTTTGCCAGTTTGACCCAATCTTTAAGCCCCCAAACTTCGCTTTTTACATTGGGGTACATGCGTACAGCCATAATGTAATTGAGGAGTTCTTCATCTAGATATGACATGATTTCTTCGTTGTAAAAACCACTATCGGCCCTTACCAGACCTACTTTTTGTCCTGCCAAGGCGTGCTTAAAGGTTTCTTCCATGAACTCCCTGCAACTACTACTGGCCGCTGTGTTGCCTGGCCTGAGCCATGCATTGGCCACCATTCTGGTTTGACTCACAAAGGCCATCAAGGGGTGATGTGAATTTCTCCCTCTTTTGTTGGGGTTATAACCTTTACTACTCCCTTGTTGATCTCCATATCGAGTGATCACAGTACTATCAAAATCAATGGTGAGTGCTCCTAAACGGAGCTGGTCAAAGAACCATTGTTGAAGCTCTGGAAATACTTCGTTGTTTAGGGATTGAGAGAATTTTCCAAAAAAACGACTGTAGGTACTTTGGCTAGGCATACCATCCCATCCAAAAATTGACTGTAAAACAGTATCATATCTCAACCAGTCACAATGGATGTATCTACTAGCCCCTGTCCAGATACTCAGCCAAAAACTCTCTACGATTTGCTTGGGGTCATACCCTCGGTTAGAACCAGGAGATGGAAGTGCCAGTTCGGCTAATTTTTCTCGTATCCCTACCTGATCGATAAATCGTTTCATTAAACTCATCCCTCCAAAGGGTGTCACTGGCTTGGAGGAATATTCAATGGGTAAAGACCCTATATTTTGAGTAACCATTCTGGTGATTTTTATACCTCATCAAAATCGATCTTTTTACACAATTATCGAAGGATTTTCTAAACTTTTAGTTTTCTAATGCATAATCAGGGTTGAATTTTGAGGTGTATTTCTTTCTTGTCATATCAGTAAATTTAAGTTTCTTTTTTGAACTTAAAATGCTGACCTAATTTTTGGGGTATGATCAGAAATGAATTCAATGTGCTGAAATGGGCGGAATTTGAAATTGAGAGTGAATAAAGTATAGAAAGAAAAGCCCATGAGGTTTTACAACCTCATGGAGCAGTTATTTTATTCAAAATATTCAAAGGCATCTATAATATCCAGGTATACGCCATCAAAGCCTGCGTCAAGTATTTTTTTAAGGTATGAGTCATCATTACCATAAATAACAGCTTGCCACTCAGGCTGCCAGTATTTTACTTTATAATTACCTTCCCAATCCGGGTTTTCATTTTCTATCCAATCAGGAGATCCAACGGTCCATTCTGGTTGCCAGTAGTAGCGGTAATCTTCAGCTTCACCTATACTCATATAGCAGATTACCAACCTTTCACCGCCATTTTGTTTCTGTTTTAATTGCTGTATTTCATCATTAGAGAAAGAGGATTCGTTATGAAATAAATCCATAATAATAGCATCATAGTTAGTAGCAGCTACGGCAGCTATGAAGTCTGATTTGGAATCAAAGTTCTCGCTATTAATGAGGTATAAGAAGTTCTTTGCCTCAGAAATGGTGGTAATATCATTATCATTGACCTCGTAAGGTGTTGCTGGGTAGTCTGGTATTACATTTAAGTCCCGCTCAGGGGCTGCGAAAGATATAAAATCATTTTGCTCATTGAGCTGGTAGGAGTTGTCCATTTTTGCATGGGTATAGCAGTAGTCTGTTACAAGCACTTCTACTCCGGCATTTTCACATACATTACAGAGACCCAGAAGGTAGCTCATTTCAGACTCAGGAGTGGCTTCATCGTCATTATCATAACCATAAAACAGGTCTTTGCGGCCTACAGCATCTATAGCATTAAGGTAAGCACTTTGAGGTGTTCCGTTAGGATCTCCACTATCTGTGGCCAGCTCTTGTCCGTTTTGAGGTATTATTATAAAATCACTGTCATTACTTTTGGCGTAAGTACTTATTCCTTGCACAAAAGTCCGCATAGCTTCGCGGTAATCTTGTATTTCATTATTTGTGGGCGTGGTATCGGCCGCGTTGTCATCGTCAGAGTCACAAGCTGTAAACAAAATAAGTAAGCCCCAAACGGTAATTGATAGTATTCTCTTCATTGCTTTCATTCTTTATCAATTATAAACGGAATAAGTGAGTAAAATATTGGGTATAAAAAAAGGTTACACCGTAGTGCAACCTTTAATAGCTTTATAAGACCAAATAGTGACCTTTTATTTCACTTCAAATTGTTTAGTTCCCATTTTATACTCGTCAGTATATACTTCCATAGTATAAATTCCTTCTTCCCACTCAGAGCCTTTCTGGTATTCAAAAGTGAGCTGTTGCTTGGTGTTATCAAATAGTATTTCCTGACTGGCCGTGTAAAATACCTCTTTGCCATCTATCATAAAAGTGCCAGATCCTTTCGCTACATCAAATATCACCTGACCATTTTCATCTACTATTCTTACTATAATGTCTTTACCTTCAATTGGAGCTACTTTGTTTTCAGCAATATTAAAAACCACTTTTAGTTTATCAATATGTCTGCTTTTGAAAGGAGAATCTCTTTCTTTACCTCGACTGTTTACAGCAAAAATACCTATGTTTTCAGCTTTAAGCTGTGAGGCTACTGCTACTTTATCAGCTAGTTTTTCACTAGACTCTTTTATTCTGTTTATAGAGTCAGACAGTTGGTTTTTTTCTGTTTTTAATGAAGTGTTTTCATTAAGTAGCTCATCATTAAGACTCTTCAGATGGGCTATTTCTTCATCTTTTTGCTTAAGCAATTCTTCATAACCACCTACTTTGTCGCTTAGGTTTCTGATAGTGCTTCGGTTGGCTCTTTGCTGGCGAGCAAGTTCTTGTTCTATGTCAGCTTTCGCTTTTTCTAACTCATCTACGTTACCGCCTAATTCCTGTATCTGAGCAATTTTATCTTCAAGTTCAGCTTTTATATCGCTAAGCTTTTGCATGGTAGAGGCCAGCTCTTCTTCTGTATCAGTAAGTTCTGTTTCTCTGGCTACACTCTCCTGATGATCCAGATAAATTTTCACACCTTGTAAAATGATAATTACAGCTAGGATAGCTACCACTATTGCCGTCTTTTTGTTGCTTTTCTTTTGCGGTGTGGCAGGAGTGTTGTCTTGGTTGGTTTTATTTTCGGTCATACGGTTCGTACAGTTTTTGCAATTTTGATCGTAAAATTATTCTTTATTTCATATAATTCAATGATTTTCACGTCATTTGTGGGATATAACGCTTTTATATTACTACTGTTATGTTACTTGATGAAAATTACTGGACAAACAGGTATAATCATAATGATACTCCTTGGGATGCAAATTCAATAACCACTCCTCTAAAAACATATTTTGATCAGCTGCAAGATACGTCCATCAAAATACTAATACCAGGAGCCGGAAATGCCCATGAAGCCGCGTATCTCTATGAAAAAGGTTTTAAAAACGTTTATATAGCTGATATTTCGTCAGCACCACTAATGCAATTTCAGTCTCGCTACCCCTCATTTCCTAAGAGCCAATTACTGCATCAGGACTTTTTTAACCTTATGGGAAACTATGATCTGATAGTAGAACAAACTTTTTTCTGTGCTCTTGATCCTTCATTAAGAGAACCTTATGCACACAAATGTGCCGAACTGCTAACAAGAGGAGGAAAACTAATGGGAGTATTATTTAATACAGAATTTCATCATGAAGGCCCTCCCTTTGGTGGAAGCAAAGAAGAATATGTCTCCTATTTCGAGCCTTATTTTAATTTGAAGTATTTTGAAGTCTGTTATAATTCCATAAAACCGAGGCAAGGGAGAGAATTATTCATCTTATGTGAGAAATAACTGGTAATCAGATACACATACTGCTTCACATATTCAACATAATTTATTAGTAAAACCCTGTAAATGACCATTTCAGCTGCTTGGAATAGTTTATGCAAATCATATCTGTAGAAACCAAAAACTATTGATTATGAATACTGAAAGAAAAGCAATACAAGACGTAGTAGATATTTGTCATGACGGGATGAAGGGGTACGAAAAAGCTGCTTCAGAAATCCATAATGATGAGTTTAAAACTATTTTCAACAGGCTGGCTCAGCAGAGAAAACTATTTATAGAAGATCTTAAAGCAGATGTTAGAGATCAGGGAATTGAGCTTAATGATTCTGGTACGGTGAAAGGTTATTTTCATAGAAATTGGCTAGATATCAAATCTTCATTTGCGAATAAAGAAGACCGCGAAATTATTGAAGAAGCTAAATTTGGAGAGAAAGAAGCTGTGAACGTATACAATGAAGCCTTAAACGCTGATGTGCCACAGTATATTAAAGAAAAACTAGAGAAGCAGAGACATTTAATAGCTGGTTCTATTGAGCAACTTAATGAGTTCGAAAAAGAAACCGTTTGAGTAATAATTGGCTGTTGATGACAAGGGTGTCCGAATAATTTGGACACCCTATTTTTTTATTCTTCTATTTTCTTTTGCATAATATCCGTAGCCATAAGTTTCACCATGCCTGCCAGGGCACTGGTAGCTACAGTCCACAAAATCACATGGGTGATGTTATGATCATTATGACGTAATGTTTTGGGCGGGTCTTGCTTTCTGACTTTCTGATAGCCTATGTCAAATAATCTTTTCAGTGCAAAGCTACTGGCTATTGCTATACCGGGCAGTACTACTGAACTCAGCACGGATTGTTTGTCGGCCGGTATTACAGATGTATTAGAGTTCTTTTTAGACATTTTGAATTTATTTATAGGATGAGAATTATCAGATAAGGGTCAAATAATATTCCAATACACCTACAACGAGGATTGAGGCATTATCAGGTTTTTAATGGGGAAATTATGCCACACTGTCAGGCGTATAATACCTATTGTCTATTATAATTTCATTGATTAACGTCTTTGGCATGCTTTTTACATACGCTAACTAATCAATCTAACTTAAATTGTTATGAACTATACCGTAAGATTAGATATGGCAGGTAAAAGGTTTACCACCATAGTAGATGGTAAAGAATGTTATCTTCAATTTAAACAAATGGCGCCACAGGTGCTAGATTTTGAATATATATTCGTTCCAGAAGAAGTCAGATCTAGAGGCATAGGCAGTAATTTGGTGTACAATGCGCTCATTTTTGCGCAGAAGGAACATTTAGAAATTATAGCTGGCTGTGCATTCGTTCAAGACTATATGACTAAACATCCTGAGTTTAGATGTGTTTCTTGGAAAGAAGCGGTTTAGCTTTAAAAATAGGCCAACTTATTGTATGATAGAAGAAGAAACACCTATCCAAGAGAAATCAGAAATTTTAATTAAGACAGAGCAATATATCAAGCAACTTTTCAAAGAGAAGTTGTCTGATCAATTGCTCTATCATAGCTTATCACACACTACAGAAGTAGCTGAGGCTGCTGTGGCATTGGGTTTTGATACCGGTCTGAATGATGAAGAGCAGGAGCTACTAGAGTTAGCCGCCTGGTTTCACGATACGGGTTATATCAAAAAATATAACGGCCATGAAGCAGAGAGTGTAGAGTTTGCCAAAGATTTTCTTTCTAAAGAGGGGTATCCTGAAGAGAAAATAGAAAAGGTAAGCGAACTCATCATGAGTACTGTGGTAGGCCATGATCCTCAAAATCAGCTTGAAGAGCTCTTGCATGATGCCGACATGTCTCACATGGGCAGAAAGCGCTTTTTTAGAAAAGGAGAGTTGCTTAGAGTAGAGCTGGAAAACTACCAGGATAAAACTTATACCGAGCTAGAATGGGAGAAGCACCAGTACAACTTTTTGGTGTGTCATTCCTTTTATACTCCGGCTGCCCGCGCTCAATTTGAAAGGCGAAGAGTTAAAAATATAAAGAAGCAGCGCAAGAACATTCTCAAAGCACGTAAAGTAACCGTAAGGCAAAACACGGGTAAAGACTTTGGTAGAGGAATAGATACACTTTACCGTGCTAACTACCGTAACCATATTAACCTTAGTGCCATTGCTGATGGAAAGGCTAACATGATGATTAGCATCAACACGATCATGATTTCTGTGATTGTGACCCTTTCTGGAGCCAGTCTGTCATTAAGTAAAGGATTTGCTGTAGAGAGCTTAAGGTTCACTATTCCTATCCTTATTCTTTTAGTAGGCGCACTAGTGTCAGTAGTGTTTG includes the following:
- a CDS encoding DUF547 domain-containing protein gives rise to the protein MKIIYTHILLIVAMVVACNASERETSKVAPSHDMWDTLVKKHVDDQGWVDYKGFISDKALLEEYLNLLSNHAPDKAKWSREEQLAYWINAYNAFTVKLIVDNYPVKSIKDLKPTLNIPGVNTVWHKQFFTIGGVASSLDEIEHDILRKQFDEPRIHFAINCASYSCPPLRNEAYKASLIDEQLQAQAEWFINDEKRNLIAENHIRISSIFSWFSGDFTKKGDLIDYLNQYSKVKISKDAEIKYLEYDWQLNEQH
- a CDS encoding n-acetylglutamate synthase; its protein translation is MNYHNKQFRPLSNSENGEVSEDTRFHYKQEGNILTCEYSGSQIVKGHLIGLVDENGHINMRYHQVNSQGELMTGICHSTPEIMPTGKIRLHEKWQWTSGDQSSGESVLEEV
- a CDS encoding class I SAM-dependent methyltransferase codes for the protein MMTQKWDERYQEVGFAYGAGPNLFFERWLKTAIPGQILMPADGEGRNGVYAAEQGWQVTSCDLSEAGRTKALQLAKDRKVSLNYMVGDLQNLSFEKNSFDAIGLIYAHFPASIKSAMHKKLDQTLKPGGLIIFEAFSKTHLELRMKNPKVGGPKDLESLFSKEEVASDFANYKPLYFHEELVLLSEGKYHNGQGSVIRFVGIKQ
- a CDS encoding helix-turn-helix domain-containing protein; translation: MQDIPVRKIESKTTAHNELHPVKILSIQQLTNGQPHSEPLHRHDFYYLLIIESGTGSHVIDFHHYNITSGCIFVLKPGQVHQLELNANCTGYIFQFHKNYFAKTEHTSYHILRKVAQHNLYMPPANVLSKVIYSCAHSYTENSEKPEEYSEIIKANLSILLISLYRLQPQESQPLSYSTQLDEFIELIESHIHEHKQVSYYADRLHLSNYQLNHITKKMLNKTASELINEHIILEAKKYLVTTPMQVNEIAYLLGYQDPSYFIRFFKKHTNHSPEMFRKNYPEVLPY
- a CDS encoding IS1380 family transposase; amino-acid sequence: MVTQNIGSLPIEYSSKPVTPFGGMSLMKRFIDQVGIREKLAELALPSPGSNRGYDPKQIVESFWLSIWTGASRYIHCDWLRYDTVLQSIFGWDGMPSQSTYSRFFGKFSQSLNNEVFPELQQWFFDQLRLGALTIDFDSTVITRYGDQQGSSKGYNPNKRGRNSHHPLMAFVSQTRMVANAWLRPGNTAASSSCREFMEETFKHALAGQKVGLVRADSGFYNEEIMSYLDEELLNYIMAVRMYPNVKSEVWGLKDWVKLAKGIELNEMVFSHENGKPRRYIIVKKQVDIRPHAGGKELFEDQPGYRYSCYVTNMDLPLDQIWNMYNTRADCENRIKELKQDFGLENFCLQDFWATEASFRFIMVAYNLMSLFRHFALNHHRKATLSTLRSYCFALGAWTANHANKKVLKISLPSKRRPWMEGIFLNISSTSPPFDYSNE
- a CDS encoding endo alpha-1,4 polygalactosaminidase; the encoded protein is MKRILSITVWGLLILFTACDSDDDNAADTTPTNNEIQDYREAMRTFVQGISTYAKSNDSDFIIIPQNGQELATDSGDPNGTPQSAYLNAIDAVGRKDLFYGYDNDDEATPESEMSYLLGLCNVCENAGVEVLVTDYCYTHAKMDNSYQLNEQNDFISFAAPERDLNVIPDYPATPYEVNDNDITTISEAKNFLYLINSENFDSKSDFIAAVAATNYDAIIMDLFHNESSFSNDEIQQLKQKQNGGERLVICYMSIGEAEDYRYYWQPEWTVGSPDWIENENPDWEGNYKVKYWQPEWQAVIYGNDDSYLKKILDAGFDGVYLDIIDAFEYFE
- a CDS encoding chromosome segregation protein SMC, translating into MTENKTNQDNTPATPQKKSNKKTAIVVAILAVIIILQGVKIYLDHQESVARETELTDTEEELASTMQKLSDIKAELEDKIAQIQELGGNVDELEKAKADIEQELARQQRANRSTIRNLSDKVGGYEELLKQKDEEIAHLKSLNDELLNENTSLKTEKNQLSDSINRIKESSEKLADKVAVASQLKAENIGIFAVNSRGKERDSPFKSRHIDKLKVVFNIAENKVAPIEGKDIIVRIVDENGQVIFDVAKGSGTFMIDGKEVFYTASQEILFDNTKQQLTFEYQKGSEWEEGIYTMEVYTDEYKMGTKQFEVK
- a CDS encoding TPMT family class I SAM-dependent methyltransferase, with the translated sequence MLLDENYWTNRYNHNDTPWDANSITTPLKTYFDQLQDTSIKILIPGAGNAHEAAYLYEKGFKNVYIADISSAPLMQFQSRYPSFPKSQLLHQDFFNLMGNYDLIVEQTFFCALDPSLREPYAHKCAELLTRGGKLMGVLFNTEFHHEGPPFGGSKEEYVSYFEPYFNLKYFEVCYNSIKPRQGRELFILCEK
- a CDS encoding ferritin-like domain-containing protein, translated to MNTERKAIQDVVDICHDGMKGYEKAASEIHNDEFKTIFNRLAQQRKLFIEDLKADVRDQGIELNDSGTVKGYFHRNWLDIKSSFANKEDREIIEEAKFGEKEAVNVYNEALNADVPQYIKEKLEKQRHLIAGSIEQLNEFEKETV
- a CDS encoding DUF4235 domain-containing protein, encoding MSKKNSNTSVIPADKQSVLSSVVLPGIAIASSFALKRLFDIGYQKVRKQDPPKTLRHNDHNITHVILWTVATSALAGMVKLMATDIMQKKIEE
- a CDS encoding GNAT family N-acetyltransferase, with the protein product MNYTVRLDMAGKRFTTIVDGKECYLQFKQMAPQVLDFEYIFVPEEVRSRGIGSNLVYNALIFAQKEHLEIIAGCAFVQDYMTKHPEFRCVSWKEAV
- a CDS encoding Pycsar system effector family protein, which codes for MIEEETPIQEKSEILIKTEQYIKQLFKEKLSDQLLYHSLSHTTEVAEAAVALGFDTGLNDEEQELLELAAWFHDTGYIKKYNGHEAESVEFAKDFLSKEGYPEEKIEKVSELIMSTVVGHDPQNQLEELLHDADMSHMGRKRFFRKGELLRVELENYQDKTYTELEWEKHQYNFLVCHSFYTPAARAQFERRRVKNIKKQRKNILKARKVTVRQNTGKDFGRGIDTLYRANYRNHINLSAIADGKANMMISINTIMISVIVTLSGASLSLSKGFAVESLRFTIPILILLVGALVSVVFAVLSARPKVTEKDVDLEKVKKDKISLLYFGNFLGVPKEEFVQYLNNLKEDQKRLYDSMSVDIYHLGIVLKEKYRLLSISYNIFVAGLSLTVVAFIIIFFYTNG